gtggaaagtgaagaaaatgaagtgagagTTGAAAGTGAGTACAGCTGTGCGGGTCCGAGCAGAAAAAGTGATATGACGGGCTTGAGATCAGTTAAAACAATGACAGGTACCAGCAAAAGTAGCCGCAGCAAGTCATTTCGCATGTATAACGACAGTTACCTTGGACTTGGATTCACTTGCTGTGATAGCGAAAATGGCCCTAAACCAAAATGTGTTGTTTGTGGCTTGGAGTTATCAAATGAATCTATGACTCCACAGGAAATGAAGAGACATTTATCAACTAAGCATCGTCACCTGACACAGAAACCTATAGATTACTTTAAGAGActcttgaaagaaaacaaacaacaaagtcttgggtttgagaaaaaagtgaaggtagcAGAAAAGGCACAGAAAGCAAGCTATTTAGTAGCAGaacaaacagtaaaacaaatgaaacCCCATTCAATTGCAGAATCCTACTTTCTTCCAGCTTGCTGTTCTGTAGTGAAAACTTTGTTTGGGGATGAGgctgaaaaagaagtgaaaaaaaattcctctctcAAACGATACGATTGGCAGACGAATCAAGGATATGTCATCTGACattgagaaaagtgtgtgtgaacTGGTGAAAGATAAAATGTTTGCCTTACAAGCGGACGAATCAACAGATATTGGAGGGAAACCTCAGTTACTTGTGTTCATCCGTTTCAttgatgataagaaaataaccgAGCAATTCTTGTGCTGCAAAGAACCAAGTCAAACAACAGGACAGGAAATATTTTCTACAGTGACAGAATATTTGGTAGAAATGGACTTAAATGGAAATTATGTGTAGGAATTTGCACAGATGGTTGTCCATCAATGGTGGGGTCAGTAAAGGGTTTTGTGTCTTTAGCGAAGAAGGAAAATCCATTTCTGATTACCACACATTGTTTCTTGCACTGTGAAGCTCTTGTTGCTAAAACACTTGGACAAGATTTAAAATTTGTTCTTGATAATGTCGTGAAAATGGTGAACTTTATTAAAAGTAGACCAAAGCAGTCAAGATTATTTTCCAGTCTTTGTGAAGAAATGGGATCTGCCCACGAAGGTCTTCTCCTCCACACGGAAGTTCGGTGGTTGTCAAGAGGCAGAGTGTTATCCCGTGTGCATGAACTAAGAGAggaaattcttcttttctttgctcttgaagagaaaacagaattctGCGAATTACTGGCTGACGAAATTTGGAATGCAAAATTATGTTATTTGGCAGATATATTTGAGCATTTGAACAAGGTGAATGTAAGTAtgcaagggagaaatgaaaatatgttaacATGCACTGATAAAATGCagtcaatgaaagaaaaaattaaggttTGGAAAGACAGGTCAAGTGAAGGTAATATTGACATGTTTCAAAAGACTGCTGCAGCAAACAACACAGACATTGTTCCACTCATTACAGACCACCTTACAAGCCTAGAAAGGAGCATTGAAAAATACTTCCCAAATATATCTACTGAAAGTTATGATTGGCTGAGAAATCCATTCGTGCTCGATCCCTTACACAAGCCTCAACTTAGCACTcatgaagaagaggaactaATTGATATCCGAAATGACTGCACATTAAGACTGCAATATATGGAAATGTCATTAGAAAGCTTTTGGATTGAAATGGAAAAACAATACCCACATATTTCAAAAAAGGCCCAGAAAATACTCTTGCAGTTTTCGACCTCATATTTGTGTGAACTGGGATTTTCAGCActaacaaatataaaaactaagaaaagatgtAACTTGCTCTCTgttgaagaggaaatgagagcgTGTATGTCAGCTGTCCCTCCCAACATAGAGAGGATATGTAAATCCAGGCAGGCACAGGTGTCTCATTGATaaggtatgtattttttttagtaatagttTATTTACAGTACACACTGTTTCCTGCTGTTTATTTGCACCTATTATTTCATCAATAATATTGTGTAACTGAGATATTATGGTTAACACACCGTCCGTGAAAGAGTAAAAGGTTAATTAATTATGAAATTAAAGAGATGGTGCGTCGCCAAAttaaaaacatgtctttagtGCGCCGCCAACCAACAAAGGTTGAGAAACACTGTTGTACAGCATTGCTCTCTTTTAGtcaatagacaaagaaaaaattagaattgtggcaagagtgattggcctgctggtggcagcaatcccagctgtagagatggggaagatgcactataggaggatggaaagagcaaagatcaaggctttggaagaggcatgtggagactttaatagatggatgaacattacagaggagattagaacagatttaaactggtggattaaggaattggagaatcaaaacaggaaaatattcagaaatgcaCCAGATACTGAGTTGTTCACAGATGCTTAAAATCTAGGATGGGCAGGTTGCCAAAATAGCATCACTACCAATGGCAGATGGTCCCCTGAAGAGGTGCGTTCGCACATTAATGCGTGAATTATTGGCTATGTTATTCTCATTGAGATCTTTTACACATCTCCTTAGAAGTTTACACGTCAGGGTGTTATGTGATAACACCATAGCGATTAATTACGTGAATGAGATGGGAGGTGTTAAGTCAATAGTTTGTGATGACATTAGTAGGAACATCTGGGAATGGTGTCTTAGTAATGGGGTATGGCTGACAGCTTCCCACATACCAGGCAAATGTAACGTCATGGCCGACGAGGCATCACGTTACTTTAATGACGGACATGAGTGGCAGCTGAATGAGATGATATTTAAGGAATTGTGTTCTATATTTGGGAATCCTTGTATAGACCTATTCGCTTCATGtttgaacaaacaaatgactccATTCTGTGCATGGACACCAGATCCAGAGGCTGCATATATTGATGCAGTTACAATTCCATGGGCTAAATTTAAATtggtttacctctttcctcccttctctctgatctctagatgtctgctgaagttaagggaggaaaggaccagAGGATGGATCATAGTGCCACTTTGGCCATCACAACCGTGGATGGGGGTGCTCCTTTGGATGCTAGTAGACGACCCTCGGGtcatacagagaaggaaaaatgtgctaaTGCATCCGTCAACTGCTGAGGAACACccaataatgaaacacacaaatttgaTGGCTTGTCAGTTGTCCAGAAACAACTTGGAGAACGTGGCATATCTAAAGAAGGTACGGAAATCATTATGGCCTCTTGGAAACCAGCAACAGGTAGACAATACAACACTCACATCAAGAGGTGGACACTCTTTTGTAGTAGAGGGAACATTAATCCCATTGCACCATCTATAGCAGATATATTAAACTTTCTGTCTCGTAACTTTCAAAGGAACGTGGGTTATGAAAGCATTAACACGGCGAGAGGGACTCTAGTTGCAATAGGAATTATGGTGGAAGGCTGCAGAGCGGGCAATCACTCACTTGTCAACAGATTTCTGTGGGGAGTCTTCAACTTAGGCCCTTCTACACCCAGGTACGCAACGACCTGGGATGTGAAACTTGTATTACAAAAGATAAGACTCATGGAACCACTACACAGCCTAACACTGAAAGACTTATCGCTaaaaatggtgatgctgatggcaatgacacaagcagccaggatccaaactttgcacttattgttggtgaatatggcatttggagaagaatctgtttcagttttgttaggaggtaacatcaagcaatgcaggccaaaatttaatgttcgtactattgtatttaaagcttatcctcaggattacagattgtgtgtagttaaggctatgaaaaaatatatagaaagaactgagaggctaaggACAGAATCTGGAAATGCAGATGGGAGGCTACTCATAAGTTATATAAAACCCCATAGGGGTGTTTCTAAGGACATGGTGGCAAGGTGGCTTAAGACCATGTTATGTAAGTGTGGGATTGATACCAAGAGGTACACAGCAGGTAGTATTAGACCTGTGTCAGTGTCTAAGGCCAAGGCACTGGATGTGCCTATTGCCACCATCATGGCAAAAGCTGGTTGGACGCAGGAAGCCACATTtgctaaatattataataaggatatacaagGGGAAATAGACCCTTTTTCAAGAAGCAGTGCCAGACTCTGTATAATGTAAGATTTGAAATGTTATCAGCAGTAAAAATCATGTTCTATTTTCATAAATGACAATGGGGTTTTTGTAATAggaacttttatttacacctatttacaaaatgtgaaatttgacagaaccctttacatacaacacccacatgactttaaaatctcatgtgaatggcaccatctagcagacaagtgatttgccgaagtaaaattacagaagtacatgagacttaccgtaggttagttgaaatgtgcttcggattttgcgaggcacatcacgtctgctagatggtagagttcacatgccctccactccctccctttgttaattgatgattcttggtttacacaacaaaaattcaaggactggaagggttgggagataatatttcatgtgggtagttgtatctttaaagactgactgtgtggcgaagtgtagtgtatctcatgtgaactctactatctagcagacgtgatgtgcctcgcaaaatccgaagcacatttcaactaacctacggtaagtctcatgtacttctgtaattttgtagtaaaaactgattgtcatagtgccaagtcaattgcatgtattgttaatgaatattgtaatatgttgaaagtgtttaatatcagtgtataatgttattttgtaagaaattgagaccgagaacttgttcgcagttcttacggtcatgcctacctcatcaataaacgtgtcagggagaactgcctttcctcgaccctacgatgatgggtgtgatcagtaaaacagatcacctgagagccaattgatgcccagccggtgcggctacatgtaacattgtggtgatgaaagagagaggctgaagacagtcagttaaagaggagttgagac
Above is a window of Scylla paramamosain isolate STU-SP2022 chromosome 31, ASM3559412v1, whole genome shotgun sequence DNA encoding:
- the LOC135116289 gene encoding zinc finger BED domain-containing protein 5-like — translated: MVNFIKSRPKQSRLFSSLCEEMGSAHEGLLLHTEVRWLSRGRVLSRVHELREEILLFFALEEKTEFCELLADEIWNAKLCYLADIFEHLNKVNVSMQGRNENMLTCTDKMQSMKEKIKVWKDRSSEGNIDMFQKTAAANNTDIVPLITDHLTSLERSIEKYFPNISTESYDWLRNPFVLDPLHKPQLSTHEEEELIDIRNDCTLRLQYMEMSLESFWIEMEKQYPHISKKAQKILLQFSTSYLCELGFSALTNIKTKKRCNLLSVEEEMRACMSAVPPNIERICKSRQAQVSH